The Argentina anserina chromosome 3, drPotAnse1.1, whole genome shotgun sequence genome includes a region encoding these proteins:
- the LOC126788336 gene encoding calcium-binding protein KRP1-like, with the protein MASPKQNTEANFQDLLPTMADKLGGDGLIGELCNGFNLLMDPAKGVITFESLKRNAALLGLQDLGDDDLRSMLQEGNFDGDGALNQMEFCVLMFRLSPELMEESRLWLDDVLQHEL; encoded by the coding sequence ATGGCGTCTCCTAAGCAAAACACAGAGGCGAATTTCCAAGACTTGCTGCCCACCATGGCCGACAAGCTCGGCGGGGACGGCTTGATCGGTGAGCTCTGTAATGGGTTCAATCTCTTGATGGATCCCGCCAAGGGGGTCATCACGTTTGAGAGCCTCAAGAGGAACGCGGCGCTTCTGGGCCTGCAGGACCTGGGCGACGACGATCTACGGTCCATGTTGCAGGAGGGGAACTTCGACGGCGATGGGGCGCTGAATCAGATGGAGTTTTGTGTGTTGATGTTTAGATTGAGCCCCGAGCTTATGGAGGAGTCGCGGCTCTGGCTGGACGATGTTCTTCAACACGAATTGTAA